Proteins from a single region of Scleropages formosus chromosome 24, fSclFor1.1, whole genome shotgun sequence:
- the cep55l gene encoding centrosomal protein of 55 kDa, protein MTSKPQKESIVSKMGMKLGVSKTDMELDKLRKENAHLRKKLDELSHRQGKLTHTEKSKLLERIVSLETLKEKNTQQLSAKDQELSSLRQQMTAASGGIVASLQSQLDQKNLEAQEREKQLQTLLEEMRSVKNKFAEVSARCQDLEKRSVKGNPDSQSPNRDGQTVSGNPSAVQEQLRDALEKNQQWLVYDQQREAYVKAVLARTFELEQQLNQANQALQQQNKEGNSEEEKCAQMQQYYDKLLLTARKDLEAQKEQVAQVQGELAELRKRYEDKCGEAEEVAEQLQAERLRSHRSTKEGVRRSEDLEQLKAQLDEEKRRSAELLMQVNMLQKSLLHEHEEQKRIAVLEHQIQMSARDFENEKLDRQTLQQQLHKVLKELRKARDQITRLESVSQKQQPFSSEPNPYSGLGMEKLSIEDLAAAHRSPARIPGLLDESFLECPRCRAQYPTSQHRELLAHIDYCLT, encoded by the exons ATGACATCGAAGCCCCAGAAGGAATCCATCGTCAGTAAGATGGGGATGAAACTAGGGGTGTCCAAAACTGACATGGAGCTGGACAAACTCCGAAAGGAAAATGCACATCTGAGAAAGAAGCTGGATGAACTGTCTCATCGACAGGGAAAACTGACGCATACGGAGAAAAGCAAACTTTTGGAG AGGATTGTCTCACTTGAGACGCTGAAGGAGAAAAACACCCAGCAGCTCTCGGCCAAAGACCAGGAGTTGTCCTCCCTCAGGCAGCAGATGACCGCTGCGAGTGGTGGGATCGTGGCCTCCCTACAGTCCCAACTGGATCAGAAGaacctggaagcacaggaaCGAGAGAAACAGCTTCAGACCCTTTTGGAGGAGATGAGAAGTGTTAAAAATAAGTTTGCTGAGGTTTCTGCTCGGTGCCAGGACCTTGAGAAAAGGAGTGTGAAAGGGAACCCAGATTCACAG AGTCCAAATAGAGATGGGCAGACTGTTTCTGGCAACCCATCAGCTGTACAGGAACAATTGCGagat GCTTTGGAAAAGAACCAGCAGTGGTTGGTTTATGACCAGCAGCGAGAGGCCTATGTGAAGGCTGTCCTGGCAAGAACTTTTGAGCTTGAGCAGCAACTAAACCAAGCCAACCAGGCTCTTCAGCAGCAGAACAAAGAAGGCAATTCAGAAG AAGAGAAGTGCGCCCAGATGCAGCAGTACTACGACAAGCTTCTGCTGACAGCAAGAAAGGACTTGGAGGCCCAGAAGGAACAGGTGGCCCAAGTGCAGGGGGAGCTGGCGGAGCTTAGGAAGAGATACGAAGACAAGTGTGGGGAGGCGGAGGAAGTGGCCGAGCAGCTGCAGGCAGAGCGCCTGAGGAGCCATCGCTCGACCAAGGAGGGGGTCCGCAGGAGCGAGGACCTGGAGCAGCTCAAGGCCCAGCTGGACGAGGAGAAAAGGAGGTCTGCTGAACTGCTGATGCAG GTGAATATGCTTCAGAAGTCTCTTCTCCATGAACACGAGGAGCAAAAAAGGATCGCGGTGTTGGAGCATCAG ATCCAGATGTCGGCCAGAGATTTTGAAAACGAAAAGCTGGATCGTCAGACTTTGCAGCAACAGTTGCACAAAGTGTTGAAGGAACTTCGCAAAGCAAGGGACCAGATAACAAGATTGGAGTCGGTT TCACAGAAACAACAGCCGTTCTCCTCGGAGCCAAACCCCTACAGCGGACTGGGGATGGAGAAGCTCTCCATCGAGGACCTGGCAGCGGCCCACAGGTCTCCCGCGAGGATCCCCGGCCTCCTAGATGAGAGCTTCCTCGAGTGCCCGAGGTGTCGGGCGCAGTACCCGACGAGCCAACACCGCGAGCTGCTTGCACACATCGACTACTGTCTCACTTAA
- the rbp4 gene encoding retinol-binding protein 4 has product MFRVLAIVCLAAGALAQDCSIQSFQVMQNFDRHRYAGTWYAVAKKDPVGLFLLDNIIAQFNVEADGTMTATAKGRVKLFNNFELCANMFATFEETDNPAKLKMKYWGAASYLENGYDDHWVIDTDYDNYAIHFACRVMDLDGTCLDSYSFIFSRHPGGLRPEDQKIVTQKKQELCLLGKYRRVSHTGFCDS; this is encoded by the exons ATGTTCAGGGTTCTGGCAATCGTGTGCCTCGCGGCAGGCGCTCTGGCGCAGGACTGCTCCATCCAAAGCTTCCAAGTGATGCAAAACTTTGACAGACACAGG TATGCCGGGACATGGTACGCGGTGGCCAAGAAGGACCCGGTTGGGCTCTTCTTGCTGGACAACATAATAGCTCAGTTCAATGTGGAAGCCGACGGTACGATGACGGCCACGGCCAAGGGCAGAGTGAAGCTCTTCAA CAACTTCGAGCTTTGCGCCAACATGTTCGCCACCTTCGAGGAAACGGACAACCCCGCGAAGCTCAAGATGAAGTACTGGGGAGCCGCTTCCTACCTTGAGAACGGAT ATGACGACCACTGGGTCATTGACACCGACTATGACAACTACGCCATCCACTTCGCCTGCCGTGTGATGGACCTGGACGGCACCTGCCTGGACAGCTACTCCTTCATCTTCTCCCGGCACCCCGGTGGCCTCCGGCCCGAGGACCAGAAGATCGTCACGCAGAAGAAGCAGGAGCTCTGCTTGCTCGGCAAATACAGGCGTGTCAGCCACACAG GATTCTGCGACAGCTGA
- the pde6c gene encoding cone cGMP-specific 3',5'-cyclic phosphodiesterase subunit alpha' isoform X1: MADKESVEKYLENNPQFAKEYFERKLRPEVLTAAFSGNLEIKDPASYKDLSLIQEAELIFDIVKELQTPTCMEKSMHKILQRICLVLSADRCSMFVCRSRNGIPELSTVLFDVTPTSTFEQNLVNPNAEIVFPLEIGIVGFTAQSKKMHNVPDVKQNSHFSDFVDKQTGYTTKNMLVCPLMSDKDPLAVIMALNKVGANQFSKEDEELFTKYLNFASVVVIQHYTAYMWNVESRRSQVLLWSASKVFEELTDIERQFHKALYTVRTYLQCERYSVGLLDMTKEKEFYDEWPVKLGEVEPYKGPKTPDGREVNFYKIIDYLLEGKEEIKVIPTPPVDHWALVSGLPTYVSENGFICNMMNAPADEYFTFQKDAVDESGWKIRNVLSLPIVNKKEEIVGIATFYNRKDGKPFDEYDEQITEALTQFLGWSVLNCDTYDKLNRMEHRKDIAQEMLMYQTKCTKQELQSILNTKEKFDMEPEDCDQKQMYKLLRATIPECKDVDLLEFSFSDFPVTEHDLIKCGIRCFFELNVVEKFKVPAEVLTRWMYTVRKGYRDITYHNWRHGFNVGQTMFCLLQTGRLRKYYSDLDAFAMVAAAFCHDIDHRGTNNLYQTKSASPLAKLHGSSIMERHHLEYSKTLMADESLNIFQNLQKRQFETVQHLFDVCIIATDLALYFKKRTMFQKIVDATEPMAEEQEAINYVVSNPVRKEVIMAMMMTGCDLSAITKPWEVQSKVALMVAAEFWEQGDLERTVLDQQPIPMMDRNKADELPKMQCGFIDFVCSFVYKEFSRFHKEITPMFDGLNNNRTHWKELADIYQAKVDAIEAEKKKLEEAEAKKAGGGDGGGEGGKSKTCTIF; the protein is encoded by the exons ATGGCAGACAAGGAGAGCGTGGAGAAGTACCTGGAGAACAACCCGCAGTTCGCCAAAGAGTACTTCGAACGGAAGCTACGGCCCGAGGTGCTCACGGCGGCCTTCTCCGGCAACCTGGAAATCAAGGATCCTGCCTCGTACAAGGACCTCAGCCTGATCCAGGAGGCCGAGCTCATATTCGACATCGTCAAAGAGCTGCAGACGCCCACGTGCATGGAGAAGTCGATGCACAAGATCCTGCAGAGGATCTGCCTGGTCCTGAGCGCGGACAGGTGCAGCATGTTCGTGTGCAGGTCGAGGAACGGAATACCGGAGCTTTCCACGGTGCTCTTCGACGTGACGCCGACCTCGACCTTCGAGCAGAACCTCGTGAATCCGAACGCCGAGATAGTGTTCCCCTTGGAGATCGGCATAGTGGGCTTCACGGCGCAGTCCAAGAAGATGCACAACGTCCCCGACGTCAAGCAG AACTCGCACTTCAGCGACTTCGTGGACAAGCAGACGGGATACACGACCAAGAACATGCTGGTGTGCCCGCTCATGAGTGATAAAGACCCCCTCGCTGTCATCATGGCTTTGAACAAAGTGGGTGCAAACCAGTTCTCCAAAGAAGATGAGGAG CTCTTCACAAAATACTTAAATTTTGCATCGGTTGTCGTGATCCAGCATTACACGGCCTACATGTGGAACGTCGAGTCCCGAAGGAGTCAG GTGCTGCTGTGGTCGGCAAGCAAAGTATTCGAAGAGCTGACAGACATCGAGCGACAGTTTCACAAAGCTTTATACACCGTGAGAACGTACCTCCAGTGTGAACGATACTCTGTTGGCCTCCTGGATATGACCAAGGAAAAG GAATTCTACGACGAATGGCCCGTCAAACTTGGCGAAGTTGAACCTTACAAGGGCCCAAAGACGCCGGACGGCAGA GAAGTGAACTTCTACAAGATCATTGATTATCTTTtggaaggaaaggaagaaatTAAAGTCATTCC GACCCCCCCTGTGGATCACTGGGCCCTAGTCAGCGGTCTTCCAACCTACGTCTCAGAAAATGGATTT ATCTGCAACATGATGAATGCCCCTGCAGATGAGTACTTCACTTTCCAG aaagATGCTGTGGATGAGTCCGGTTGGAAGATAAGGAATGTCCTGTCCCTTCCGATCGTCAACAAAAAGGAGGAAATTGTGGGCATAGCCACGTTCTACAACAGAAAGGATGGAAAACCATTCGATGAGTACGATGAACAGATTACGGAG GCGCTCACGCAGTTCTTGGGATGGTCCGTCTTGAACTGCGACACCTACGACAAGCTGAACCGCATGGAGCACCGCAAGGACATCGCCCAGGAGATGCTCATGTACCAGACCAAGTGCACAAAGCAGGAGCTCCAGTCCATTTTG AACACTAAAGAGAAGTTTGACATGGAGCCCGAGGACTGCGATCAGAAGCAAATGTACAAGCTCTTG AGAGCAACTATTCCCGAGTGTAAAGACGTGGACTTGCTGGAGTTCTCCTTCAGCGACTTCCCCGTGACTGAGCATGACCTCATCAAATGCGGCATTCGGTGCTTCTTCGAGCTCAACGTTGTGGAGAAGTTCAAAGTCCCCGCAGAG GTTTTGACTCGATGGATGTACACTGTGCGCAAAGGATACCGCGACATCACCTACCACAACTGGAGACACGGGTTCAATGTGGGCCAGACCATGTTCTGCCTGTTACAA ACCGGACGACTGAGGAAATATTACTCTGACCTGGATGCATTTGCTATGGTAGCAGCTGCATTTTGCCACGACATCGATCACAGGGGAACCAACAATCTATACCAGACAAA GAGCGCATCACCGCTGGCCAAACTGCATGGATCTTCCATTATGGAGAGGCATCACCTTGAGTACAGCAAGACGCTCATGGCAGACGAG AGCCTCAACATCTTTCAGAACCTTCAGAAGCGTCAGTTTGAGACGGTGCAGCACCTGTTTGACGTCTGTATCATTGCCACGGACTTGGCATTGTACTTCAA AAAGAGAACGATGTTCCAGAAGATTGTTGATGCCACAGAGCCGATGGCGGAGGAGCAAGAAGCCATCAACTACGTCGTGAGCAACCCCGTCAGGAAGGAAGTTATTAT GGCAATGATGATGACCGGTTGTGATCTCTCTGCCATCACAAAACCATGGGAGGTCCAGAGCAAA GTGGCCCTCATGGTGGCAGCTGAATTCTGGGAGCAAGGTGACCTGGAGAGGACCGTGCTGGACCAGCAGCCCATT CCCATGATGGACAGAAACAAGGCAGATGAGCTCCCGAAAATGCAGTGCGGATTCATTGACTTTGTGTGTTCCTTTGTGTACAAG GAGTTCTCCCGGTTCCACAAAGAAATCACGCCAATGTTTGATGGCCTCAACAACAACAGGACGCACTGGAAGGAACTGGCTGACATTTATCAGGCCAAAGTGGACGCAATTGAGGCggagaagaagaagctggaAGAGGCGGAGGCCAAAAAAG CTGGTGGAGGTGACggaggaggggaaggagggaagTCCAAAACTTGCACCATATTCTAG
- the pde6c gene encoding cone cGMP-specific 3',5'-cyclic phosphodiesterase subunit alpha' isoform X2, whose amino-acid sequence MADKESVEKYLENNPQFAKEYFERKLRPEVLTAAFSGNLEIKDPASYKDLSLIQEAELIFDIVKELQTPTCMEKSMHKILQRICLVLSADRCSMFVCRSRNGIPELSTVLFDVTPTSTFEQNLVNPNAEIVFPLEIGIVGFTAQSKKMHNVPDVKQNSHFSDFVDKQTGYTTKNMLVCPLMSDKDPLAVIMALNKVGANQFSKEDEELFTKYLNFASVVVIQHYTAYMWNVESRRSQVLLWSASKVFEELTDIERQFHKALYTVRTYLQCERYSVGLLDMTKEKEFYDEWPVKLGEVEPYKGPKTPDGREVNFYKIIDYLLEGKEEIKVIPTPPVDHWALVSGLPTYVSENGFICNMMNAPADEYFTFQKDAVDESGWKIRNVLSLPIVNKKEEIVGIATFYNRKDGKPFDEYDEQITEALTQFLGWSVLNCDTYDKLNRMEHRKDIAQEMLMYQTKCTKQELQSILNTKEKFDMEPEDCDQKQMYKLLRATIPECKDVDLLEFSFSDFPVTEHDLIKCGIRCFFELNVVEKFKVPAEVLTRWMYTVRKGYRDITYHNWRHGFNVGQTMFCLLQTGRLRKYYSDLDAFAMVAAAFCHDIDHRGTNNLYQTKSASPLAKLHGSSIMERHHLEYSKTLMADESLNIFQNLQKRQFETVQHLFDVCIIATDLALYFKKRTMFQKIVDATEPMAEEQEAINYVVSNPVRKEVIMAMMMTGCDLSAITKPWEVQSKVALMVAAEFWEQGDLERTVLDQQPIPMMDRNKADELPKMQCGFIDFVCSFVYKEFSRFHKEITPMFDGLNNNRTHWKELADIYQAKVDAIEAEKKKLEEAEAKKGDGGGEGGKSKTCTIF is encoded by the exons ATGGCAGACAAGGAGAGCGTGGAGAAGTACCTGGAGAACAACCCGCAGTTCGCCAAAGAGTACTTCGAACGGAAGCTACGGCCCGAGGTGCTCACGGCGGCCTTCTCCGGCAACCTGGAAATCAAGGATCCTGCCTCGTACAAGGACCTCAGCCTGATCCAGGAGGCCGAGCTCATATTCGACATCGTCAAAGAGCTGCAGACGCCCACGTGCATGGAGAAGTCGATGCACAAGATCCTGCAGAGGATCTGCCTGGTCCTGAGCGCGGACAGGTGCAGCATGTTCGTGTGCAGGTCGAGGAACGGAATACCGGAGCTTTCCACGGTGCTCTTCGACGTGACGCCGACCTCGACCTTCGAGCAGAACCTCGTGAATCCGAACGCCGAGATAGTGTTCCCCTTGGAGATCGGCATAGTGGGCTTCACGGCGCAGTCCAAGAAGATGCACAACGTCCCCGACGTCAAGCAG AACTCGCACTTCAGCGACTTCGTGGACAAGCAGACGGGATACACGACCAAGAACATGCTGGTGTGCCCGCTCATGAGTGATAAAGACCCCCTCGCTGTCATCATGGCTTTGAACAAAGTGGGTGCAAACCAGTTCTCCAAAGAAGATGAGGAG CTCTTCACAAAATACTTAAATTTTGCATCGGTTGTCGTGATCCAGCATTACACGGCCTACATGTGGAACGTCGAGTCCCGAAGGAGTCAG GTGCTGCTGTGGTCGGCAAGCAAAGTATTCGAAGAGCTGACAGACATCGAGCGACAGTTTCACAAAGCTTTATACACCGTGAGAACGTACCTCCAGTGTGAACGATACTCTGTTGGCCTCCTGGATATGACCAAGGAAAAG GAATTCTACGACGAATGGCCCGTCAAACTTGGCGAAGTTGAACCTTACAAGGGCCCAAAGACGCCGGACGGCAGA GAAGTGAACTTCTACAAGATCATTGATTATCTTTtggaaggaaaggaagaaatTAAAGTCATTCC GACCCCCCCTGTGGATCACTGGGCCCTAGTCAGCGGTCTTCCAACCTACGTCTCAGAAAATGGATTT ATCTGCAACATGATGAATGCCCCTGCAGATGAGTACTTCACTTTCCAG aaagATGCTGTGGATGAGTCCGGTTGGAAGATAAGGAATGTCCTGTCCCTTCCGATCGTCAACAAAAAGGAGGAAATTGTGGGCATAGCCACGTTCTACAACAGAAAGGATGGAAAACCATTCGATGAGTACGATGAACAGATTACGGAG GCGCTCACGCAGTTCTTGGGATGGTCCGTCTTGAACTGCGACACCTACGACAAGCTGAACCGCATGGAGCACCGCAAGGACATCGCCCAGGAGATGCTCATGTACCAGACCAAGTGCACAAAGCAGGAGCTCCAGTCCATTTTG AACACTAAAGAGAAGTTTGACATGGAGCCCGAGGACTGCGATCAGAAGCAAATGTACAAGCTCTTG AGAGCAACTATTCCCGAGTGTAAAGACGTGGACTTGCTGGAGTTCTCCTTCAGCGACTTCCCCGTGACTGAGCATGACCTCATCAAATGCGGCATTCGGTGCTTCTTCGAGCTCAACGTTGTGGAGAAGTTCAAAGTCCCCGCAGAG GTTTTGACTCGATGGATGTACACTGTGCGCAAAGGATACCGCGACATCACCTACCACAACTGGAGACACGGGTTCAATGTGGGCCAGACCATGTTCTGCCTGTTACAA ACCGGACGACTGAGGAAATATTACTCTGACCTGGATGCATTTGCTATGGTAGCAGCTGCATTTTGCCACGACATCGATCACAGGGGAACCAACAATCTATACCAGACAAA GAGCGCATCACCGCTGGCCAAACTGCATGGATCTTCCATTATGGAGAGGCATCACCTTGAGTACAGCAAGACGCTCATGGCAGACGAG AGCCTCAACATCTTTCAGAACCTTCAGAAGCGTCAGTTTGAGACGGTGCAGCACCTGTTTGACGTCTGTATCATTGCCACGGACTTGGCATTGTACTTCAA AAAGAGAACGATGTTCCAGAAGATTGTTGATGCCACAGAGCCGATGGCGGAGGAGCAAGAAGCCATCAACTACGTCGTGAGCAACCCCGTCAGGAAGGAAGTTATTAT GGCAATGATGATGACCGGTTGTGATCTCTCTGCCATCACAAAACCATGGGAGGTCCAGAGCAAA GTGGCCCTCATGGTGGCAGCTGAATTCTGGGAGCAAGGTGACCTGGAGAGGACCGTGCTGGACCAGCAGCCCATT CCCATGATGGACAGAAACAAGGCAGATGAGCTCCCGAAAATGCAGTGCGGATTCATTGACTTTGTGTGTTCCTTTGTGTACAAG GAGTTCTCCCGGTTCCACAAAGAAATCACGCCAATGTTTGATGGCCTCAACAACAACAGGACGCACTGGAAGGAACTGGCTGACATTTATCAGGCCAAAGTGGACGCAATTGAGGCggagaagaagaagctggaAGAGGCGGAGGCCAAAAAAG GTGACggaggaggggaaggagggaagTCCAAAACTTGCACCATATTCTAG